Proteins encoded together in one Onychomys torridus chromosome 1, mOncTor1.1, whole genome shotgun sequence window:
- the LOC118574067 gene encoding olfactory receptor 5AC1-like: protein MTEENHTLVTEFTLTGLTDQPTLKAALFLLFLIIYLITMVGNLGLIALIWKDPHLHTPMYLFLSSLAFANSCTSSSVTPKMLINFLSKNHGISLVECFAQFYFMGSSATTECSLLSVMAYDRYVAICNPLLYPVLMSNRLCTQFIAVTYLLGTLHLAVHVGLLFRLTFCRSNIIQYYYCEILQLFNISCIDPSVNMVVLLVFSVSIQAFIFLTIMVSYVCVLFAILNKKSEKGKSKAFSTCSAHLLSVSLFYGTLFLIYVCPGSRPVGDKEKMLSLFYTFLLMATPFFFPYQSIPFLFSIQLFFFPDI, encoded by the coding sequence ATGACAGAAGAAAACCATACTCTGGTGACTGAGTTTACCCTCACGGGACTCACAGATCAGCCCACACTAAAGGCTGCCCTGTTCCTACTGTTCCTCATCATCTACCTCATCACTATGGTGGGCAATCTTGGATTGATTGCTCTCATCTGGAAGGACCCTCACCTTCACACTCCCATGTACTTATTCCTCAGCAGCTTAGCCTTTGCCAACTCATGCACTTCATCCTCTGTGACTCCCAAGATGCTTATCAACTTTTTATCTAAAAATCATGGGATATCCCTGGTTGAGTGCTTtgctcagttttattttatgggttCCAGTGCAACCACAGAATGTTCTCTCCTGTCtgtgatggcctatgaccgctatgtggccatatGCAACCCCCTGCTTTATCCAGTGTTGATGTCCAATAGACTCTGTACTCAGTTTATAGCTGTGACATACTTACTTGGTACTCTGCACTTGGCAGTTCACGTGGGTTTGTTATTTAGATTGACTTTCTGCAGATCCAACATTATACAATATTATTATTGTGAAATTTTACAGCTTTTCAACATTTCTTGCATTGATCCTTCAGTAAACATGGTTGTGCTTTTAGTTTTTTCAGTTTCTATACAAGCCTTCATCTTTCTAACCATCATGGTCTCCTATGTCTGTGTCCTCTTTGCTATCCTGAACAAGAAGTCTGAGAAGGGCAAGAGcaaagccttctccacctgcagTGCACACCTGCTGTCTGTCTCCTTGTTCTATGGAACTCTTTTTCTCATCTATGTTTGCCCTGGGTCTAGACCAGTTGGAGACAAggagaagatgctttctttattttatacatttttacttATGGCTACCCCATTTTTCTTCCCATACCAATcaataccatttttattttcaattcaacttttcttttttcctgataTTTAA